One candidate division WOR-3 bacterium DNA segment encodes these proteins:
- the polA gene encoding DNA polymerase I codes for MAKTFVLIDAHSLIYRSYFAFSKNPLKNSKGMTTSGIFGFLNTFEKIKQRFTTDYIALAFDAPGKTFRDEVYEEYKATRPPTPPDLPFQVEKVKEICRYLGITGFELEGYEADDILATCVVKLKKEGTIYIVTSDKDLMQLVDDTVFLYDAYKDIVYDRERVIQKFGVPPERIGEYLALTGDASDNIPGVPGIGPKRATAILKKYSRFEDMIVSEKKLVEYKEQALLSRRLVTLEFNVPLKITPEDLKIKPLTRDKLMPLLIDLELHSYIKTLSKTGMAEATSKSVDTVPPLKQGTAVAVFKENDEEIYFCIDENEIYKTSLKAAEGFLKNRTITKVGHDLKNLLKGGETEPPFFDVTIAAWLIDPNKRQYKLEDTVLAYLNEYLRMTPANAVSSIFKLYPILKKRLEELKELKLYQEIEEPLISVLARMEQRGICVDIDYLKGLLDEFNDEITAIQNKIYDLAGRRFNINSPKQLSTVLFEDLALRPSKKGKSHYSTRVEVLEQLSSVHPLPAQILKYREYTKIKSTYIEPLIAAARNGRVHTTFNQTGTATGRLSSSNPNIQNIPIRTAVGRRIRKGFIAEKGFLLVSADYSQIELRLLAHVSGDETLIRAFKEKKDIHTHTASLVFDIPEDKVDDKKRRMAKVVNYGLIYGMSDYGLARGLDISREQALQFIQSYYNLYPGVAEWRRSAVAAAEEKGYTETLLGRKRPLPHIHSQNHTLREFSKRAAINTPIQGTAADLIKIAMLRVEKELSRKGFKRGLLLSIHDELIFEIEAERIDEGREVIKECMEKALDLKIPIEVTIGTGGNWDEIH; via the coding sequence ATGGCAAAGACCTTCGTCCTTATCGACGCCCACTCCCTTATCTATCGCTCATACTTCGCCTTCAGTAAAAATCCATTAAAGAACAGTAAAGGGATGACCACTTCAGGAATATTCGGTTTTCTCAACACATTCGAAAAAATCAAACAGCGGTTCACTACTGATTACATTGCACTCGCCTTTGACGCACCGGGCAAAACATTCCGTGACGAGGTTTATGAAGAGTATAAAGCAACTCGACCGCCGACCCCCCCTGATCTGCCGTTCCAGGTGGAAAAGGTCAAAGAAATCTGCCGTTATCTGGGAATCACCGGTTTTGAACTTGAAGGATATGAAGCCGATGATATCTTGGCTACCTGTGTCGTGAAGTTAAAAAAAGAAGGAACGATTTATATCGTCACTTCAGACAAAGACCTTATGCAACTGGTGGACGATACGGTTTTTCTCTATGATGCCTATAAAGACATTGTTTATGATCGGGAAAGGGTCATACAAAAATTCGGGGTGCCGCCGGAACGAATCGGTGAATATCTCGCCCTGACCGGCGATGCGAGCGACAATATCCCCGGAGTTCCCGGTATCGGTCCGAAGCGCGCCACCGCCATCCTGAAAAAATACTCAAGGTTCGAAGATATGATTGTATCCGAGAAAAAGCTCGTCGAGTATAAAGAACAGGCACTCCTGTCCCGAAGACTCGTAACCCTTGAGTTCAACGTTCCCCTGAAGATTACACCTGAAGATCTCAAGATCAAACCTCTGACCAGAGATAAACTGATGCCCCTGCTCATCGACCTCGAACTCCATTCATACATAAAAACCCTGTCAAAAACCGGTATGGCCGAAGCGACGTCGAAATCCGTTGATACCGTCCCCCCACTTAAACAAGGAACGGCCGTCGCCGTATTCAAAGAAAACGATGAAGAAATATACTTCTGTATCGATGAAAATGAAATCTACAAAACATCTTTAAAGGCGGCAGAGGGATTCTTGAAGAACCGAACCATTACAAAAGTAGGCCATGATTTGAAGAACCTGCTGAAAGGCGGTGAGACAGAACCTCCTTTCTTTGACGTCACCATCGCCGCATGGCTCATTGATCCGAATAAAAGGCAGTACAAACTTGAAGACACCGTACTCGCTTATCTGAACGAATATCTGAGAATGACACCCGCAAATGCGGTCTCTTCGATTTTTAAATTATATCCGATACTTAAAAAACGACTTGAGGAATTGAAAGAATTAAAACTCTATCAAGAGATCGAAGAACCGTTGATCTCGGTATTGGCGCGGATGGAACAAAGGGGTATCTGCGTGGACATCGACTATCTCAAAGGGCTGCTTGATGAGTTCAACGATGAGATAACGGCGATTCAGAATAAAATTTACGATCTTGCCGGTAGAAGATTCAACATCAATTCACCGAAACAACTATCGACCGTTCTGTTTGAGGATCTTGCGCTGAGACCGTCGAAAAAGGGAAAGAGCCATTACTCCACCAGGGTCGAGGTACTGGAACAACTCAGCAGCGTACACCCCCTTCCCGCTCAAATCCTTAAATACCGTGAATATACAAAAATCAAATCGACCTATATCGAACCCCTGATTGCGGCTGCCCGCAACGGCCGTGTTCACACGACATTCAACCAAACAGGTACGGCGACGGGACGACTATCCTCATCCAATCCCAATATTCAGAATATACCCATCAGAACCGCGGTCGGACGTCGAATAAGAAAAGGATTTATCGCAGAAAAGGGCTTTCTGCTCGTCTCCGCCGACTATTCCCAGATTGAGCTGAGACTCCTCGCTCATGTTTCAGGTGATGAAACACTTATCCGGGCGTTCAAAGAGAAGAAGGACATCCATACCCATACTGCTTCACTGGTCTTTGATATACCTGAAGATAAAGTCGACGACAAAAAGAGAAGGATGGCGAAAGTCGTGAATTACGGGCTCATATATGGAATGAGTGATTATGGACTCGCCCGGGGGCTCGATATCTCCCGCGAGCAGGCCCTCCAGTTCATCCAATCTTATTATAATCTTTATCCGGGAGTGGCTGAATGGCGGAGATCCGCCGTCGCCGCAGCCGAAGAAAAGGGATATACTGAAACTCTGCTCGGCAGGAAAAGGCCCCTCCCCCATATTCATTCGCAGAATCATACCCTGCGGGAGTTTTCCAAAAGGGCGGCGATCAACACCCCGATACAGGGAACTGCAGCGGATTTGATAAAAATCGCTATGCTCCGCGTTGAAAAAGAACTTTCGAGAAAAGGGTTCAAACGAGGGCTCCTTCTCTCGATCCACGACGAATTGATTTTTGAAATCGAAGCTGAAAGAATCGACGAGGGCAGGGAAGTTATAAAAGAATGCATGGAAAAGGCGCTCGACCTCAAAATCCCGATTGAGGTCACCATCGGCACAGGCGGTAATTGGGATGAAATTCATTGA
- the rpsB gene encoding 30S ribosomal protein S2, which yields MELVDIEQLITAGVHFGHRTKRWNPKMKKYIFGKRNGVHIIDLRQTQEALKRAYEAVVRVAEQGKGILFVGTKKQAKDIIKEEAQRGGIFYVTERWLGGLLTNFETLNQRVHRLREFEQMKEDGRWALLPKKELSRAEREFSKLLKYFQGIKEMDRLPGLVFIIDIKKDVTALREAKRKNIPIVAMVDTNVDPTDVTYPIPANDDSIRSIALITKIITDAVVEGRKGFETEEEVKEEYGSGKS from the coding sequence TTGGAGCTTGTTGATATTGAACAACTAATCACCGCCGGCGTGCACTTCGGACATCGAACCAAACGTTGGAATCCAAAGATGAAGAAGTATATTTTCGGAAAGAGAAACGGCGTTCATATCATAGACCTGCGCCAGACACAGGAAGCGCTCAAGCGTGCCTATGAAGCTGTCGTGCGTGTCGCTGAACAGGGAAAAGGTATTCTGTTCGTCGGAACAAAAAAACAGGCTAAGGACATCATTAAAGAAGAGGCACAACGAGGGGGCATCTTCTATGTTACGGAAAGGTGGTTGGGCGGTTTACTGACGAACTTCGAAACATTAAATCAGCGTGTTCATAGATTAAGGGAATTCGAGCAGATGAAAGAGGACGGACGGTGGGCGCTCCTTCCAAAGAAAGAACTCTCCAGGGCGGAAAGGGAATTTTCAAAATTACTGAAATACTTCCAGGGGATCAAGGAGATGGACCGTTTACCGGGATTGGTCTTCATCATCGACATTAAAAAAGACGTAACCGCACTTCGGGAAGCAAAAAGAAAGAACATCCCGATAGTGGCGATGGTCGATACAAATGTTGATCCGACCGATGTCACCTATCCGATTCCGGCGAACGACGATTCCATCCGCTCCATCGCCCTGATCACGAAGATAATCACAGATGCCGTCGTCGAAGGAAGAAAAGGGTTTGAAACAGAAGAAGAAGTAAAGGAGGAATATGGATCTGGAAAAAGTTAG
- a CDS encoding ribosome recycling factor, protein MIKEIQENARTKMEKSVSLLTQELAKLRTGRASPALLDGIKVEYYGSVLPLNQVASISIPEPRLIIIQPWDKTALGAIEKTLYKSPIGITPNNDGNVIRLSIPPLTTERREELVKLIQKLGEDTKVAIRNIRREANNEVKKEEKDKKISEDESYKSLEMIQKITDEYIEKVDEILKKKEKEIRET, encoded by the coding sequence ATGATAAAAGAGATTCAGGAAAATGCCCGGACGAAAATGGAAAAATCCGTATCTCTTCTGACTCAGGAACTGGCGAAATTAAGAACCGGTAGAGCTTCTCCGGCGCTTCTGGACGGAATCAAGGTGGAATATTACGGCAGTGTCTTACCGTTGAATCAAGTCGCATCAATAAGCATTCCCGAACCCCGTCTGATAATCATTCAACCGTGGGACAAAACCGCACTCGGTGCGATCGAAAAAACACTCTATAAATCCCCCATTGGTATAACACCGAATAATGACGGAAATGTCATCAGACTTTCAATCCCACCGCTGACCACTGAACGCCGGGAAGAACTCGTCAAATTAATCCAGAAATTGGGTGAGGATACTAAAGTAGCAATAAGAAATATAAGAAGAGAAGCCAATAATGAGGTAAAAAAAGAAGAGAAGGATAAAAAGATCTCAGAAGATGAATCATATAAATCTCTGGAAATGATACAGAAAATAACCGATGAATATATCGAAAAAGTCGACGAAATACTTAAAAAGAAAGAAAAAGAGATCAGGGAAACATAA
- a CDS encoding 50S ribosomal protein L13, with product MKTKVLKKNDVSRKWYVVDATDKVLGRFASKIAGLLIGKNKPQYTPHIDCGDFVVVVNADKFRVTGKKLKDKIYYSHSFYPGGLKEISLEMLMKKDPKRAIYHAVSGMLPKNRLRARRLKRLKIYTSSEHPHKAQSPTKIEL from the coding sequence ATGAAAACAAAAGTTTTGAAGAAAAATGATGTGAGCAGAAAGTGGTATGTGGTGGACGCCACTGATAAGGTTTTAGGAAGATTTGCGTCTAAGATCGCCGGATTGCTTATCGGTAAGAATAAACCGCAGTATACACCACATATCGACTGCGGTGATTTCGTGGTTGTCGTCAACGCCGATAAGTTTCGTGTGACCGGCAAGAAATTAAAAGATAAAATATATTATTCACACTCTTTTTATCCGGGTGGGCTCAAGGAGATAAGTCTTGAAATGCTTATGAAAAAGGACCCGAAACGTGCGATATATCATGCGGTAAGCGGAATGCTTCCCAAAAACAGGTTGCGTGCGAGAAGATTAAAGCGGTTGAAGATCTATACTTCCTCGGAGCATCCCCATAAAGCGCAATCCCCCACCAAAATTGAGTTATAA
- a CDS encoding 30S ribosomal protein S9, with protein sequence MPEVITGSRKRARAKVMLKSGTGIIKINSRDPLAYFGRQDLVDLVHLPLKTAGVMGSVDIRVKVLGGGIAGQAGAVCHGIAKALVNYNPELRSPLKSAGLLKRDPREKERMKYGLAKRRKRFQFSKR encoded by the coding sequence ATGCCTGAAGTCATAACCGGTTCCCGAAAGAGAGCACGGGCAAAGGTAATGTTGAAATCCGGTACCGGAATAATAAAGATCAATAGTCGGGATCCCCTCGCCTACTTCGGCAGGCAGGACCTCGTCGATCTCGTTCACCTGCCGCTGAAGACCGCCGGGGTTATGGGCAGTGTCGACATCCGGGTAAAAGTTCTCGGCGGTGGAATTGCTGGTCAGGCAGGGGCAGTATGCCACGGTATCGCCAAGGCACTGGTTAATTACAACCCTGAATTAAGGTCGCCCTTAAAGAGCGCCGGGCTCCTGAAACGTGACCCGCGCGAGAAAGAACGTATGAAATACGGATTAGCCAAAAGAAGAAAAAGATTTCAATTTTCCAAACGATAA
- the hslV gene encoding ATP-dependent protease subunit HslV, whose product MRGTTIVGLKHKGKVAIGCDGQITAGEVIMKHTARKIRKMYNNRVLVGFAGSTADALTLFERFESKLEAFSGNLPRSVVELAKDWRQDKVLRRLEAMLAILDKEHAYIVSGSGDVVEPEDGIVAIGSGGSYGLAACRALIKYSNLSAKEIVEEAIEIAAGICIYTNREIFIEEL is encoded by the coding sequence ATGAGAGGAACGACTATAGTTGGTCTAAAACATAAAGGAAAAGTGGCGATCGGCTGTGACGGTCAGATAACAGCCGGAGAGGTTATTATGAAGCATACAGCCCGAAAAATCCGTAAGATGTACAATAACAGAGTGCTGGTTGGCTTCGCCGGTTCCACTGCCGACGCCCTTACACTTTTTGAACGGTTCGAATCGAAACTCGAGGCGTTCAGCGGCAACCTGCCGCGGAGTGTGGTGGAGCTGGCAAAAGACTGGCGGCAGGATAAGGTACTGCGTCGCCTTGAAGCGATGCTTGCAATCCTGGATAAAGAACATGCTTATATTGTTTCAGGCTCAGGGGATGTTGTGGAACCTGAGGACGGAATCGTCGCCATCGGTTCAGGCGGCTCTTACGGGCTTGCAGCATGTCGGGCATTGATCAAATATTCAAACCTTTCCGCCAAAGAGATTGTTGAGGAAGCGATTGAGATCGCCGCTGGTATATGCATATATACCAATCGTGAGATTTTTATCGAAGAGCTGTGA
- the tsf gene encoding translation elongation factor Ts, with protein sequence MDLEKVRELRARTGAGIVDCKNALNEAGGDLDKAVDILRKKGLALAAKKVGRVTKEGIIDAYIHPGDRLGVLLEVNCETDFVARTQEFKRFVRDIALQIAASEPIAVSREELPAEVIEREKEIYRSMVKDMKKPPEIIEKIVNGKLEKFYSDVCLLEQPFVKIPEKTVGEYIKEQIAKFGENIVIRRFVRFRLGE encoded by the coding sequence ATGGATCTGGAAAAAGTTAGAGAATTAAGAGCAAGAACCGGCGCCGGAATAGTGGATTGTAAAAACGCCCTTAATGAAGCCGGGGGCGATCTGGACAAAGCCGTGGATATATTACGAAAAAAAGGACTGGCTTTAGCGGCGAAGAAAGTCGGTAGGGTCACAAAGGAAGGGATCATCGACGCCTATATCCATCCAGGTGACCGATTGGGGGTTCTGCTGGAAGTCAATTGTGAAACGGATTTTGTGGCGAGGACTCAGGAATTCAAACGATTCGTGCGCGACATCGCACTTCAAATTGCAGCGAGTGAACCGATTGCAGTAAGTCGGGAAGAACTGCCTGCAGAAGTTATTGAACGGGAAAAAGAAATTTACCGAAGCATGGTCAAGGATATGAAAAAACCCCCTGAAATCATTGAAAAGATTGTCAACGGCAAACTGGAAAAATTCTATTCCGATGTTTGCCTTTTGGAACAACCATTTGTGAAGATTCCTGAAAAAACAGTAGGGGAATATATTAAAGAGCAAATTGCTAAGTTCGGCGAGAACATCGTGATAAGACGCTTTGTCCGTTTTCGCCTCGGTGAATGA
- a CDS encoding Do family serine endopeptidase: MSNKISLRTAGIITGAAAVFAFLFGIIITVSLPTVVNKGEASPGEQSAVPLIDESGNSPFTKIVERVSPAVVNISAERKVSSNIRNFEWRFEGPFDDFFRDFFKDFPKFEGKTQTLGSGFLISSDGYVVTNYHVIKDASDIIIKLTNKKEFKGDKVKIIGADKRTDIALLKIESKEKLPFLKFGDSENVKVGDWAIAVGNPFHLEGTVTVGVISAKGRANIPLPEGPDLQSFLQTDAAINPGNSGGPLMNIHGEVIGINTAITSPSGGNVGIGFAIPANLANEVITKLKSEGKVIRGYLGIRLQEITEDLKEALELPSLDGVLISEVLENTPASKAGFKSGDVILKFDGKKVTDIQSFRLQVSSTPVGKTVKAVVYRDGKNKTITVKIGEYPEEEISAGLPQKETPALGLKTVDIDDYQARRFNITAETGVLVINVAKDSPADKAGIKTGDVILAVGKKKINDLGDYNKAIAKLKKGKPVIFHIQRNNRKLYVAVTP; this comes from the coding sequence ATGTCAAACAAAATTTCTTTACGGACAGCGGGTATCATCACCGGTGCGGCAGCAGTATTCGCATTCCTCTTCGGGATCATCATAACGGTCAGTCTTCCCACCGTCGTGAACAAAGGTGAAGCGAGCCCGGGTGAACAATCTGCTGTACCTTTAATCGATGAATCGGGTAACAGTCCTTTCACGAAGATCGTTGAACGTGTCTCGCCCGCCGTGGTCAATATCTCGGCTGAGAGAAAAGTAAGCAGCAATATAAGGAATTTTGAATGGCGCTTTGAAGGTCCCTTTGACGATTTCTTCCGGGATTTCTTTAAGGACTTCCCTAAATTTGAAGGCAAAACCCAGACCCTCGGTTCAGGATTTCTCATCAGTTCGGACGGATATGTCGTAACAAACTATCATGTCATAAAAGACGCCTCTGACATAATAATAAAATTGACGAATAAAAAAGAGTTCAAAGGAGACAAGGTCAAGATCATAGGTGCGGATAAGAGAACCGACATCGCCCTATTGAAGATCGAAAGTAAAGAAAAGCTGCCCTTCTTGAAATTCGGTGATTCGGAAAATGTAAAGGTAGGTGACTGGGCGATAGCCGTCGGCAATCCCTTCCATCTTGAAGGTACTGTCACCGTCGGAGTGATTTCCGCAAAAGGCAGAGCCAACATCCCTCTTCCAGAAGGGCCTGATTTACAGAGTTTTCTTCAAACCGACGCGGCGATCAATCCCGGAAATTCAGGAGGACCTTTGATGAATATCCACGGTGAAGTGATCGGAATAAATACCGCAATCACTTCGCCCAGCGGCGGAAACGTCGGCATCGGTTTTGCGATACCGGCGAATCTCGCCAATGAAGTAATTACAAAATTGAAGAGCGAAGGAAAAGTAATCAGAGGCTATCTCGGCATACGCCTCCAGGAAATCACCGAAGACCTTAAAGAAGCATTGGAATTGCCTTCCCTCGATGGTGTATTGATAAGCGAAGTTCTTGAAAATACACCGGCGAGTAAAGCCGGTTTCAAAAGCGGAGACGTCATTCTGAAGTTCGATGGAAAAAAAGTCACGGATATACAATCATTCCGGCTGCAGGTATCGTCCACGCCCGTGGGAAAGACCGTAAAGGCGGTGGTATATCGCGACGGAAAGAATAAAACCATTACGGTGAAGATCGGTGAATATCCTGAAGAGGAAATAAGCGCCGGACTTCCGCAAAAAGAAACCCCCGCACTGGGACTGAAAACAGTCGACATAGACGATTATCAGGCACGGCGATTCAACATCACGGCGGAGACAGGAGTTCTCGTCATCAATGTCGCAAAAGACTCACCGGCTGATAAAGCGGGTATTAAAACCGGCGACGTGATTCTGGCGGTCGGTAAAAAGAAAATAAACGATCTCGGAGATTACAATAAAGCAATCGCAAAATTGAAAAAAGGAAAACCTGTGATATTTCACATTCAGCGCAATAACAGAAAATTATATGTTGCAGTAACACCGTAA
- a CDS encoding nicotinate-nucleotide adenylyltransferase, with translation MNRRKKIGVFGGLFDPPHIGHLIIAQSILEEFHFEKIIFIPAGNPPHKRRYSPYKIRFHMTKLAIEDNKKFLISNIEEKITGKTYTVEVIKELKRRINGALYLIIGSDQWAEIKTWKNPDELFKHCRVIVAPRAPYKIKKVRRLSNKLLIAHTPLINISSSDIRKRLKRNRSIQYLVPSKVHQYIKKKRLYQSVDS, from the coding sequence ATGAATAGAAGAAAAAAAATCGGTGTATTCGGCGGCCTCTTCGACCCGCCGCATATCGGTCACCTCATTATCGCTCAATCGATTCTGGAAGAATTCCATTTTGAAAAAATAATCTTCATCCCGGCGGGAAACCCTCCTCATAAAAGAAGATACTCACCATATAAAATTCGATTCCATATGACGAAACTGGCGATAGAAGATAATAAAAAATTCTTAATAAGCAACATTGAAGAAAAAATAACGGGAAAGACCTATACCGTTGAAGTGATTAAAGAACTGAAAAGAAGAATCAACGGTGCACTATACCTCATCATCGGAAGTGATCAGTGGGCTGAAATCAAAACCTGGAAAAATCCGGATGAATTATTCAAACACTGCAGAGTCATCGTTGCACCGCGCGCCCCGTATAAAATAAAAAAGGTAAGGCGCCTCTCCAATAAGCTCCTGATCGCCCATACACCTTTGATTAATATCTCTTCAAGCGATATAAGAAAAAGACTCAAAAGGAATCGAAGTATTCAATACCTCGTGCCGTCGAAGGTTCATCAATACATCAAAAAAAAGAGATTGTACCAAAGCGTTGATTCATAA
- the bamD gene encoding outer membrane protein assembly factor BamD, giving the protein MKLNAFLFMVFFLIALLSCGSRQAVTVPLEPDIQFETAMEYFKAGKYDKAIPLFEKILFYHPSSEYVDDAQYWLGKAYFEKKDYNQAIIEFDYLIKNFTTSKFIEDAYFYRAKSYLNKAPGYEKDPTETENAITLFDQFLTKFPGSKYIDEVKKSILSARNRLAKKELENGKLYIKLGEKDAALLYFNYVMENYPETDASNEAKYLAATLYEKKGMTEEALNLYKALMEEEEWKERVKERIERINQKDQQSVNE; this is encoded by the coding sequence ATGAAACTCAACGCCTTTCTTTTCATGGTTTTCTTCCTCATCGCTCTTCTATCGTGTGGAAGCAGACAGGCCGTCACAGTACCGCTGGAGCCCGATATTCAGTTTGAAACCGCTATGGAATATTTTAAAGCGGGAAAGTACGACAAAGCCATACCACTCTTTGAAAAGATACTTTTTTATCATCCCTCATCCGAATATGTAGACGATGCGCAGTACTGGCTGGGAAAAGCGTATTTTGAGAAGAAAGACTACAACCAGGCGATTATTGAATTTGATTATCTCATTAAGAATTTCACGACGTCGAAATTCATCGAAGATGCATATTTTTATCGGGCGAAATCATATCTCAACAAAGCGCCGGGTTATGAAAAAGACCCCACGGAGACAGAGAATGCAATAACCCTTTTCGACCAGTTTCTGACAAAATTTCCAGGTTCCAAATATATTGATGAAGTGAAGAAATCAATATTATCAGCACGCAACCGCCTGGCAAAAAAAGAACTGGAAAACGGAAAGCTCTATATAAAACTGGGGGAAAAAGATGCGGCCCTCCTCTACTTCAACTATGTTATGGAAAATTATCCCGAGACGGACGCGAGCAATGAAGCAAAATATCTGGCGGCGACGCTTTATGAGAAAAAAGGTATGACTGAGGAAGCGCTGAACCTCTATAAAGCCCTTATGGAAGAAGAAGAGTGGAAGGAAAGAGTAAAAGAGAGAATCGAACGGATAAATCAGAAAGATCAACAATCAGTAAATGAATAG
- a CDS encoding sigma-70 family RNA polymerase sigma factor, protein MFRVSGDRGLKQYLTEISQYPILTKKEEFELARRIRLKNDEAAKEKLICSNLRIVVYIAKKFQQQGLTLSELVNAGNEGLIHAVNKFDERKGYRFNTYSVWWIKRSIYDAINAGRGIVPKSYLAKRIQIQTLKYVQKHGQEPTVKELAKMLKVDESAISLALGELVPPYSLDETFEDSENPYIESVRLDIEGADNLISPPPDELFKKKVQKEKLLNALNTLEPREREILKRNFGLGDYEVHSLEDISRIMNITRERVRQIKENALRKLKIVMLRHKI, encoded by the coding sequence ATGTTCAGGGTAAGCGGTGACAGAGGACTGAAGCAATATCTCACTGAGATAAGTCAATATCCGATACTCACAAAAAAAGAAGAGTTTGAACTCGCCCGCAGAATAAGGCTCAAAAATGATGAAGCGGCTAAGGAAAAATTAATCTGTTCCAATCTGCGGATAGTCGTCTACATCGCGAAGAAGTTTCAACAGCAGGGTCTTACATTATCCGAACTGGTGAATGCCGGAAATGAAGGATTGATTCACGCCGTCAACAAGTTCGATGAACGAAAAGGATATCGTTTTAATACCTATTCTGTCTGGTGGATAAAAAGGTCCATATACGACGCCATAAACGCCGGACGTGGGATTGTACCCAAAAGTTATCTTGCAAAAAGAATCCAGATTCAAACATTGAAATATGTCCAAAAACACGGTCAGGAGCCGACTGTGAAAGAACTGGCGAAGATGCTGAAAGTGGACGAAAGTGCCATCTCCCTGGCGCTGGGTGAGCTGGTACCGCCTTATTCCCTTGACGAGACATTTGAAGATTCGGAAAACCCTTATATCGAATCAGTCCGTCTTGATATTGAAGGAGCCGATAATTTAATCTCTCCGCCCCCTGACGAGCTTTTCAAAAAGAAGGTTCAGAAAGAAAAATTGCTCAACGCCTTAAATACCCTCGAACCCCGAGAACGGGAAATTCTGAAAAGGAACTTCGGATTGGGGGATTATGAGGTGCACAGTCTGGAAGACATCAGCCGGATAATGAATATCACGCGGGAACGTGTCCGCCAGATAAAAGAGAATGCCTTGAGAAAGTTGAAGATCGTGATGTTGCGCCATAAGATTTAA
- the pyrH gene encoding UMP kinase, translating to MKKKKNLKRTSKKSSYQRLILKISGEILGGRNSIFNIPAIDYIVEQIAAARNMGVKIGVVVGGGNLVRGRQISWLNKVDADLCGMMATVINGIVLHSRLLEHGITSRLCSSIEINGIIRRFNKFEDRKFYEKGEVLLFVAGTGNPLFTTDTAAALRAVELDADILIKATKVEGVYTADPEKDKKAKLFKTLTFKEAIAKNLAVMDLSAFKICKDAGVPICVYNLMKYPLSRIIKGDKIGTFITKGRTK from the coding sequence ATGAAGAAAAAAAAGAATCTTAAAAGAACCTCAAAAAAATCAAGCTATCAAAGACTCATCCTCAAGATCTCCGGTGAAATACTGGGAGGAAGAAACAGCATCTTCAATATCCCGGCTATAGATTATATCGTAGAACAGATCGCCGCGGCGAGGAATATGGGAGTAAAGATCGGGGTGGTCGTCGGAGGCGGAAACCTTGTCAGAGGCAGACAAATCTCCTGGCTCAATAAAGTCGATGCGGACCTCTGCGGAATGATGGCGACCGTCATTAACGGCATTGTCCTGCATTCACGACTACTTGAACACGGCATCACATCCCGATTGTGCAGCAGTATTGAAATCAACGGGATCATCAGGCGTTTCAATAAATTTGAAGACCGAAAATTCTATGAAAAAGGAGAGGTCTTGTTGTTCGTCGCTGGGACGGGCAACCCGCTGTTTACGACCGATACAGCCGCCGCCCTGAGGGCGGTGGAACTCGACGCCGACATTTTGATAAAAGCCACCAAGGTGGAAGGAGTATATACCGCGGATCCAGAGAAGGATAAAAAGGCAAAATTATTCAAAACCCTCACATTTAAAGAGGCAATAGCTAAGAATCTGGCGGTTATGGATTTATCAGCCTTCAAAATCTGCAAAGACGCCGGCGTCCCTATATGTGTATACAACCTGATGAAATACCCGCTCTCCAGAATCATAAAAGGTGACAAAATCGGAACATTTATAACCAAAGGGAGGACAAAATGA